A region of the Methylobacterium nodulans ORS 2060 genome:
GACCCCCGCCAAGGCCCTGTTCGGCCGCGCCACGACACCGGCGAGCCTGCCGCCGCAGGCCATCGGCTCCTACGCGCGCGGCTGCGTGGCGGGCGCGGAGGCGCTGCCGGTCGACGGCCCGACCTGGCAGGTGATGCGCCTGTCGCGCAACCGGAACTGGGGCCATCCGGCCCTCGTCGCCTTCCTGGAGCGGATCGCCGCCAAGGCGCCGACCCGGGCGGGCTGGCCGGGGCTCCTCGTCGGCGACATGTCGCAGCCGCGGGGCGGGCCGATGCTCACGGGCCACGCCTCCCACCAGCTCGGCCTTGATGCCGATATCTGGCTCACCCCGATGCCGGATCGCCGCCTGAGCCGCGCCGAGCGCGAGGAGATGTCGGCGACGAACGTGGTGCGGCCCGATCGGCGCGACATCGACCCGGCGGTCTGGCAATCCGAGCACGGGCGGCTCATCAGGATGGTGGCGGAGCAGTCGGAGGTGGCCCGGATCTTCGTCAACCCGGCGATCAAGCTCGCCCTGTGCCGCGAGGCGGGCGCGGACCGCCGCTGGCTCACCAAGGTGCGGCCGATGTACGGCCACAACTACCACTTCCATATCCGGCTGGAATGCCCCTCGGGCGACCATGCCTGCAAGGACCAGGAGCCGCCGCCCGCCGGCGACGGCTGCGGGGCCGAACTCGACTACTGGTTCAGCGACGCGGTGCTGCACCCCAAGCCCGGCCCCGCGGGCAAGCCGAAGCCGCCGATGACGATGGCGGCCCTGCCGGAGGCCTGCCGGGCGGTGCTGAAGTCGAAGTAGGGCCTATTCCGCCGCATTCCGCACGCCGGTGCCGATCGGGCAGGCGACGCCGGTGCCGCCAAGTCCGCAATAGCCCGCCGGGTTCTTGGCCAGGTACTGCTGGTGATAGGCCTCGGCGAAGTAGAAGGGACCGGGATCGCGGATCTCGGTGGTGATGGGGCCGTAGCCCTTCGCCCGCAGGGCCTCGCCATAGGCGTCGCGCGAAGCCTCGGCCTGCGCCCGGCGCTCCGCATCGGCCACGTAGAGGCCGGAGCGGTACTGCGTGCCGACATCGTTGCCCTGGCGCATGCCCTGCGTCGGGTCGTGGCTCTCCCAGAAGGTCTTGAGCAGGCGCTCGAAGGGCATCGCCGCCGGGTCGTAGGCGACCAGCACCACCTCGTTGTGGCCGGTGAGCCCCGTGCAGACCTCCTCGTAGGTCGGGTTCGGGGTCGTGCCGGCGGCGTAGCCCACGGCCGTCACCCAGATCCCGTCGCCGAGCTGCCAGAACTTGCGCTCGGCGCCCCAGAAGCAGCCGAGCCCGAACAGAGCGGTCTCGATGCCCTCCGGGTAGGGTCCCTTGAGCGGGCGCCCGTTGACGAAGTGGCGCTCGGCGGTCGGGAGCGGCGTCGGGCGGCCGGGCAGGATCTGGTCGGGCGCCGGCATCTCGGCGCGCTTGCGGAAGAACAGCATCGGCTCGCTCCGTCTCGAACACGTGTCGCCATGTTCGGTGACGAGCGGGATATGGTTACGCGCGCCCCGAAGCTCCAGGGCCGGGGGCCGGCCGCTCTCACCAGTCCGGGCGAGCGGGCAGCCACGTCGGCGGAGAGCGAGCGCTCTAGGGCCGCACCAGCGTGCCGATGCCCGGCCGCGGCGGCTGGCCGAGCCAGAGCAGCAGGAGGCCGATCCCGAGGGCGATGGGGGCAGCCGGCGAGAGCGTGAGGGGCAGGCCGAGCAGCTTCCACAGGGCCGGCTGGCTGCCCTCCGCCGCCGCCTGAAGGCTCGCGGCCCGGTCCCTCAGGAGGGCGAGCGCCACATCGCTCACCGAGGTGACGAGGAGCGTGTTGTTGGCGATCGACCGCGCCCCGTCATAGACGCAGCCGACGAAGCCCGCAGCGAGGAACAGGAGCCCGAGCACACGGGCTAGGAAACGGATCATGCACGACTCTCGTCTGGCGCGAACTGGAGTTAGAGAGCCGGGCCGCAGGGCGCAAGGCGGGATTGATCGGGGCGGGGCCCGGGTGCCAGGGGGCACGCGCCAGAGGCGCGCGCCAGGGACAGGTGAGGGCCGATGGAAGCGGGCATGGGCGGATCGGGACGGCCGGGCACACGGCCCGACTTGGTGATCTTCGACTGCGACGGGGTGCTGATCGACAGCGAGCCGATCAGCCTCGTGCGGCTGACGGACAACCTCAACCGGATCGGCGTGCCGATTGATCTCGACACGGTGGCGCGCCGCTTCACCGGCACCAGCATGACCTCGATCATGGCCCATATCGCGGCCGATTACGGGGTGACGGCCCCGGCGGGCTTCGCGGACGAGGTCCGGGCCGACACCCTGCGGGCCTTCGAGGCGGAGCTCACCGCGATCGCGGGCGTGGCGGAGGTGCTCGGCACCCTGCCGGACCGGCGCTGCGTGGCGTCGAGCAGCGACCCGGCGCGGCTGTCCCACGCCCTCACCCTGACCGGGCTCCTGCCGCTCTTCGGCGGGCACGTCTTCAGCGCCAGCATGGTGAAGCGCGGCAAGCCCTTCCCGGACCTGTTCCTCTACGCGGCCGAGCGGATGGGCGCGGATCCCGGCGCCTGCCTCGTCATCGAGGACAGCGTACCGGGGGTGCGGGCGGCCCGGGCGGCGGGCATGCGGGTCTTCGGCTTCTCGGGCGGCGGGCATTGGCGGCACGATCCCGCGGCGGCGGATCTCCTCGGTGCCGGCGCCGCCCTCGTCTTCGACGAGTTCCGGCGCCTGCCGGAGCTGATCGCGGCCTGATGCGCGCATCGGGCCGCCTTCCGCAAGGATCCGTTCTCCATCCGCCCGGCCGCGGAATCGGTGTTCCGATTGACTTAACCAGCTCCCGTCAACATCTCGGCATCACCGCCGCAATCGTCCTTGACGGCAGCCGCGGCCGCGATGAAGTGGGATGCGGGGGGCGATCGCAGCGGGGGGCACGGCACCCGGTCCGCCGAACCCGAGGGGCCGGGCCGTGTTGCCCCACGTCCTGACAGCGCCGGACCGTCCGGCGAACGGAGCCATGCCGTGAGACCTCCCCGCATCGTCGCCTTCTCCGGCAATACCGGCCGCCCCTCCCGCACCCGGGTGCTGGTCGAGGCCATCGCGGCGGAGCTCGCGCGCCAGCGGCGGATCGATCTCAAGGTGTTCGACCTCGTGGATGCCGGACCGGGCCTCGGCGTGACGAGCCGCGACGCGCTGCCGCTCCCGGCCGCCCGTCTCATCGAGGCGATCGAGGGGGCGGACGGGCTGATCGTCGGCTCGCCGGTCTACAAGGGCTCCTATTCGGGCCTGTTCAAGCACGTCATCGACTTCCTGGCGCCCGAGGCGCTGGCCGGCAAGCCGGTGGCGATCGCCGCGACGGGCGGCGGCGCCCGCCACGCGCTGATGGTGGAGCATCAGCTGCGCCCGCTCTTCGGCTTCTTCACCGCCCATGTGGCGCCGACCGCGGTCTATGCGGGCGAGGCGGAGATCCAGGACGGGGTGGTGACGGATCCGGGGGTCGCCGCCCGCGTGGTGGCGGCGGCGACGGAACTCGCGCATCTCCTCGACACCGCCGAGGCGGCCCGGCGCGCCCGCACGCAGCCCCCGACGGCGGCGGCGCTGTAGAGGTTGCCACGCTGCGGCCAACCCTCACCGCACCGCCATCGCCGCCCGCTCGCGGCGGCGCTCGATCGAGGAGGGGATGCGCAGCGACTCGCGGTACTTCGCCACCGTGCGGCGGGCGATGTCGACGCCCTCGCCGCGCAGGCGCTGCACCAGCGCGTCGTCCGACAGCACGTCGTCCGCCTCCGCATCGATCAGCTGCTTGATGCGGTGGCGCACGGCCTCCGAGGAATGGGCCGCCGCGCCCGCCGCGCCCGGAATCGCCGCGGTGAAGAAATACTTCATCTCGAAGGTGCCGCGGCTCGTGCCGATCGACTTGTTCGAGGTCACGCGCGAGACCGTCGATTCGTGCATGCCGATCGCGTCGGCCACCGTCTTCAGGTTGAGCGGGCGCAGATGCGCCACGCCGTTGAGGAAGAACCCGTCCTGCTGGCGCACGATCTCGCTCGCCACCTTCAGGATGGTGCGGGCGCGCTGCTCCAGGCTGCGGGTGAGCCAGTTGGCGGTCTGGAGGCAATCCGACAGGAAGGCCTTGTCGGTGTCGCTCTTCGCGCCGCGGGAGACGGTCGCATAGTAGCTCTGGTTGACGAGGACGCGCGGCAACGCCTCGCTGTTGAGCTCCACGAGCCAGGACCCGTCCGGGGCCGGCCGCACGAAGACGTCGGGCACCAGCACCTCGACCGGACCGGCGCCGAAGGCCCGGCCGGGCTTGGGATCGAGCTGGCGCAGCTCCGCCAGCATCTCGGCGAGATCCTCGTCGTCGACCCCGCAGAGGCGGCGCAGGGCCGCGAGGTCGCGCTTCGCCACGAGGTCGAGCCGGGAGACCAGCGCCTGCATGGCGGGATCGAATCGATCGCGCTCCTTCAGCTGAATGCTGAGGCACTCGGCGAGATCGCGGGCGCAGACGCCGGACGGGTCGAAGCCCTGCACCAGGCTCAGCACGCGCGCGACCACCTCCGTGCGGACGCCGAGCCGCTCGGCGAGTTCCGCGAGGTCCTCGCGCAGGTAGCCGGCCTCGTCGACGGCATCGATCAGGAAGCCGCCGATCAGGCGCTCCACGGGATCGCGGGTCGCGAGGTCGAGCTGGGCCGCAAGATGCTCGCGCAGGGTGGATTCGCTGGTGAGCGTCGCCTCGAAATCCGGCGCCTCGCCGTCGAAGCTGCCGCCCGTATTGCCCCAAGGCGCCGGGGTGAGAGAGAGGCTGTCGCCGCCCGGCGCCTCGCGGGCGGCCGGGCCGTCATCGGGGAAGACGTTGTCCAGACGGGTGCCGAGGTCGCTCTCGATCTCGCCGCGGCTCGGGTTGAGATCCTGGGCGAGCCAGGGCTCGGCCGCCTCGCCGTCGAACCCGCCTTCGCCGTCGAAGCTCTCGGGCGCCGCCTCCGCCGGCTCGCCGCGCCCCTCCTCGGCCTCCGCGCGCTCCAGGAGAGGATTTCGCTCCAGCTCCGCATCCACATAGGCCGCAAGATCGAGATGGGAGAGCTGCAGGAGCTTGATCGCCTGCAGGAGCTGCGGCGTCATCACCAGGGCCTGGCCCTGACGCATTTCGAGCCGTTGCAACAATCCCATCAGCCTGCCCCGGTGTTCCGCCCCGGCTGCTGCCCGGGTTCGGCACGAATTTTGCTTTGATTCGTGTATGCAGGTTTAAACCGATCCTGCGGGTCCGTCAAAGCAGGCCGCGTGCGTCATCCACGTCCGAACCCGCGGACGGGAGTATGCGCTCTCCGCTTGGCCGCGCCAGCGGATGAAAGCCAATTCTGGCGACGGGGTGGATTTTCGCCCTAGAGGCGGAAATCCTCGCCGAGATACAGCCGGCGCACGTCGTCATTGGCGACGATCTCGTCGGGCGTGCCCTCGGTGAGGATGCGGCCGGAATGGACGATATAGGCGCGGTCGATGAGGCCCAGCGTCTCGCGCACGTTGTGGTCGGTGATGAGCACCCCGATGCCGCGGCCCTTGAGGTGCATCACGAGATCCTGGATGTCGCCCACCGCGATCGGGTCGATGCCCGCGAAGGGCTCGTCGAGCAGCACGAAGGAGGGCGAGGAGGCGAGCGCCCGGGCGATCTCCAGGCGGCGGCGCTCGCCGCCCGACAGGGCGATCGAGGGCGACTTGCGCAGGCGGGTGATGTTGAACTCGTCGAGGAGCGCGTCGAGGCGACGCTCGCGGAGCTTGCGGTCGGGCTCCACCACCTCCAGCACCGCCCGGATGTTGTCCTCGACGTTGAGGCCGCGGAAGATCGAGGCCTCCTGCGGCAGGTAGCCGATGCCGAGCCGGGCCCGCTGGTACATCGGCAGCCGCGTGATCTCGCGCCCGTCGAGGCTGATGACGCCCCGGTCCGCCGAGACGAGGCCGGTGATCATGTAGAAGATCGTGGTCTTGCCCGCGCCGTTCGGCCCCAGCAGCCCCACCGCCTCGCCGGTCTGGACGGCGAGCCCCGCCTCATGCACCACGGTGCGGGCGCCGTAGCTCTTGCGCAGGCCATGGACCGCCAGGATTCCGGGGCCGCCCAGGGCCTCGGCAGCGGTCTGAGGCGCCGCATGCGGGCGGGCGCGGCCGAAGAGGCGCGCCAAGCGTGAGAAGACCGGGGCCGCCTGGGCCCGGAGCGGCAGGACGGAGGACGACGTCAAACGGGGCGCTCTCTCGCTTCCACCGTGCCGGCCCCTCCGCCCCAAGCGGCCTCGCCGATGATCACCGGGTGTTAGCGGACCGGGCGTCCGGCCGCAATGCGGTGCCGCAACGCGGCCCTGTGCGGTGGTCCGGCGCTCAGGCCTCGGCGGGCTTCTGCCCGTCGCCGGCGGGCTTAGGGGCCTCGCCGGCGGGCTTGGGGGCCTCGCCGGCGGGCTTCGATGCCTCGGCCGCCTTCGGGCCGCCCTTCGAGACGCCGACCAGGGCCGGGCGCAGCACCCGGTCGCCGATCACGTAGCCGGTCTGCACCACCTGCACGACGGTGCCGTTCGCCACGTCGGGATTGGGCACCTCGAACATCGCCTGATGCAGGTTCGGGTCGAAGCGCTGGCCCTGCGGCTCGACCGCACGCACGCCATGGCGCTCCAGCGTCTTGGCGAGGTCGCGGCCGGTGAGTTCGATGCCGTCGAGGAGTGCCTTCAGCGCACCGTCCGCCGCGGCGCGGTCCTCCACCGGCACGCTGTCGAGGGCGCGCCGTACGTTGTCGGCCACGTTGAGCATGTCGCGGGCGAAGTTCGTCACCGCATAGGTGCGGGCATCCGCCACCTCGCGCTCGGTGCGCCGGCGCAGATTCTCCATGTCGGCGAGAGCCCGCAGGAGCTTGTTCTTCAGGTCGAGCTTCTCGGCTTCGAGCGCCGCCACCGCGTCCGCTTGCGCGGCGGGAGCGAGGGTGTCGGGCGCGCCGGCCGCATCCTGGGCCGGGTCCACGGCCCCCTCGGGCAGCGGGCGCGCGGCATTCTCCGTGTCGTTCGGCGTCATCATCGTTCCACAACGAGGATCGGGAAGGCGCTGATATCAGGTGCCGGAGGCCCGAAATCAAGCTTCGCCGCCGGCCGGAGCCTTCGGGCGCACCCCGCCGCGCTTCGGCGCGGGCCGTCCGAGGATGCCCTCCCCTTCGAACACGCCCATCACCGCCCGGCGGATCGTAGCCTGCCGGTCGGGCTGGGTGATCTTCGTGCCGGTGAGGTCGGTCACGTAGAACACGTCCACCACCCGCTCGCCGAAGGTCGCCACATGCGCCGAGGTGATGTTGAGGTTGAGCCGGCTCAGCGCCGTGGTGAGCTCGTAGAGCAGGCCCGGCCGGTCGAGGCCGGAGATCTCCAGCACCGTCTCGCGGGAGGAGAGCGCGTTGTCGATCGAGAGGTCCGGCGCGACCTGGAAGGTGCGCGCCCGGTCCTTGCGCGGATGGCGGTCGGCCACGAGGTCGGCGATGCGGATCTCGCCCTTGAGCGCCCGCTCGATCGCGGTGGCGATGCGGCCGGCCCGGCGCAGCTCGTCCTCGTCCTGGTCGAAGGCGCGCGAGAGCACGATCGTGTCGAGGACGAAGCCGTCGGCGGTCGTGAAGATCTGCGCGTCCACGATG
Encoded here:
- the mepA gene encoding penicillin-insensitive murein endopeptidase encodes the protein MPIRPIALALTALALTGLPARAQDRGTLDPKPLPPLANPDDPTTPAKALFGRATTPASLPPQAIGSYARGCVAGAEALPVDGPTWQVMRLSRNRNWGHPALVAFLERIAAKAPTRAGWPGLLVGDMSQPRGGPMLTGHASHQLGLDADIWLTPMPDRRLSRAEREEMSATNVVRPDRRDIDPAVWQSEHGRLIRMVAEQSEVARIFVNPAIKLALCREAGADRRWLTKVRPMYGHNYHFHIRLECPSGDHACKDQEPPPAGDGCGAELDYWFSDAVLHPKPGPAGKPKPPMTMAALPEACRAVLKSK
- the msrA gene encoding peptide-methionine (S)-S-oxide reductase MsrA produces the protein MLFFRKRAEMPAPDQILPGRPTPLPTAERHFVNGRPLKGPYPEGIETALFGLGCFWGAERKFWQLGDGIWVTAVGYAAGTTPNPTYEEVCTGLTGHNEVVLVAYDPAAMPFERLLKTFWESHDPTQGMRQGNDVGTQYRSGLYVADAERRAQAEASRDAYGEALRAKGYGPITTEIRDPGPFYFAEAYHQQYLAKNPAGYCGLGGTGVACPIGTGVRNAAE
- a CDS encoding HAD family hydrolase, translating into MGGSGRPGTRPDLVIFDCDGVLIDSEPISLVRLTDNLNRIGVPIDLDTVARRFTGTSMTSIMAHIAADYGVTAPAGFADEVRADTLRAFEAELTAIAGVAEVLGTLPDRRCVASSSDPARLSHALTLTGLLPLFGGHVFSASMVKRGKPFPDLFLYAAERMGADPGACLVIEDSVPGVRAARAAGMRVFGFSGGGHWRHDPAAADLLGAGAALVFDEFRRLPELIAA
- the msuE gene encoding FMN reductase → MRPPRIVAFSGNTGRPSRTRVLVEAIAAELARQRRIDLKVFDLVDAGPGLGVTSRDALPLPAARLIEAIEGADGLIVGSPVYKGSYSGLFKHVIDFLAPEALAGKPVAIAATGGGARHALMVEHQLRPLFGFFTAHVAPTAVYAGEAEIQDGVVTDPGVAARVVAAATELAHLLDTAEAARRARTQPPTAAAL
- the rpoN gene encoding RNA polymerase factor sigma-54 translates to MGLLQRLEMRQGQALVMTPQLLQAIKLLQLSHLDLAAYVDAELERNPLLERAEAEEGRGEPAEAAPESFDGEGGFDGEAAEPWLAQDLNPSRGEIESDLGTRLDNVFPDDGPAAREAPGGDSLSLTPAPWGNTGGSFDGEAPDFEATLTSESTLREHLAAQLDLATRDPVERLIGGFLIDAVDEAGYLREDLAELAERLGVRTEVVARVLSLVQGFDPSGVCARDLAECLSIQLKERDRFDPAMQALVSRLDLVAKRDLAALRRLCGVDDEDLAEMLAELRQLDPKPGRAFGAGPVEVLVPDVFVRPAPDGSWLVELNSEALPRVLVNQSYYATVSRGAKSDTDKAFLSDCLQTANWLTRSLEQRARTILKVASEIVRQQDGFFLNGVAHLRPLNLKTVADAIGMHESTVSRVTSNKSIGTSRGTFEMKYFFTAAIPGAAGAAAHSSEAVRHRIKQLIDAEADDVLSDDALVQRLRGEGVDIARRTVAKYRESLRIPSSIERRRERAAMAVR
- the lptB gene encoding LPS export ABC transporter ATP-binding protein translates to MTSSSVLPLRAQAAPVFSRLARLFGRARPHAAPQTAAEALGGPGILAVHGLRKSYGARTVVHEAGLAVQTGEAVGLLGPNGAGKTTIFYMITGLVSADRGVISLDGREITRLPMYQRARLGIGYLPQEASIFRGLNVEDNIRAVLEVVEPDRKLRERRLDALLDEFNITRLRKSPSIALSGGERRRLEIARALASSPSFVLLDEPFAGIDPIAVGDIQDLVMHLKGRGIGVLITDHNVRETLGLIDRAYIVHSGRILTEGTPDEIVANDDVRRLYLGEDFRL
- the grpE gene encoding nucleotide exchange factor GrpE, with amino-acid sequence MTPNDTENAARPLPEGAVDPAQDAAGAPDTLAPAAQADAVAALEAEKLDLKNKLLRALADMENLRRRTEREVADARTYAVTNFARDMLNVADNVRRALDSVPVEDRAAADGALKALLDGIELTGRDLAKTLERHGVRAVEPQGQRFDPNLHQAMFEVPNPDVANGTVVQVVQTGYVIGDRVLRPALVGVSKGGPKAAEASKPAGEAPKPAGEAPKPAGDGQKPAEA